The Arachis ipaensis cultivar K30076 chromosome B07, Araip1.1, whole genome shotgun sequence genome includes a window with the following:
- the LOC107605841 gene encoding uncharacterized protein LOC107605841, with amino-acid sequence MQSQKGWSSGRVALHVNGTPTPRKNIGGGAMLPFNNGRGLPSKWEDAERWILSPVGRDGVSGNLVSPHHRRPKSKSGPLGPPGVAYYSMYSPAVPLFGGRHSANLAGPSPFSPAVASSDSFTNRSGGGRGVVVLPTTEPTLLRSASVHGCSEMQSEPSAPDQEDKLHSFKDVGTDVSGAVSRRDMATQMSPQGSQCSSPNLRSSFSTSTPSSSTFTEWRNVASSKMDIRDVQVDEHVTATKWSKKHRALFSGRGSENFESKQKKEIRNLASAWDIAETPKTASKAEREEAKINAWENLQKAKAETAIRKLEMKLEKKRAYSIDKIMNKLKLAQKKAEEMRSSVINIEADADQVVQTSRKAKLFLRISQMGSLSGCFNWHAS; translated from the exons ATGCAAAGCCAAAAGGGTTGGAGCTCTGGAAGAGTTGCTCTGCATGTGAATGGTACTCCAACTCCAAGGAAGAACATTGGCGGCGGAGCTATGCTGCCGTTTAATAATGGGAGAGGACTACCTTCAAAGTGGGAAGACGCTGAAAGATGGATTCTAAGCCCTGTAGGTAGAGATGGTGTTAGTGGGAATTTGGTTTCACCACACCATAGGAGACCAAAGTCAAAGAGTGGTCCACTTGGTCCACCAGGTGTTGCTTATTATTCAATGTATTCTCCGGCAGTGCCACTCTTTGGAGGAAGGCATTCCGCTAATTTGGCCGGGCCTTCTCCGTTTTCACCAGCTGTAGCTTCATCTGATTCATTCACAAACCGCTCCGGTGGTGGCCGTGGTGTTGTCGTTCTGCCCACCACAGAGCCTACTTTGCTCCGGTCCGCTAGTGTCCATGGATGTTCTGAAATGCAGAGTGAACCATCAGCGCCTGATCAAG AGGATAAGCTTCATAGCTTCAAAGATGTGGGCACCGATGTATCTGGTGCTGTTTCGAGGAGGGACATGGCAACCCAGATGAGCCCACAGGGTAGCCAATGCTCCTCTCCCAATTTGAGGTCTTCTTTCTCTACCTCCACTCCGTCTTCGTCGACCTTCACAGAATGGCGGAATGTTGCTTCCTCTAAAATGGATATAAGGGATGTTCAGGTAGATGAACATGTCACTGCAACAAAGTGGTCCAAGAAACACAGGGCCTTATTTTCTGGCAGAGGCTCAGAAAATTTTGAAagcaagcaaaagaaagaaattagAAATCTAGCTTCAGCTTGGGATATTGCTGAAACGCCAAAAACTGCCTCTAA GGCTGAAAGGGAGGAAGCCAAAATCAATGCATGGGAGAACTTGCAAAAGGCAAAAGCTGAGACAGCAATACGGAAACTAGAG ATGAAGCTAGAAAAGAAGAGAGCATACTCTATAGACAAGATTATGAACAAGCTTAAATTGGCACAGAAAAAGGCTGAGGAAATGAGAAGTTCAGTTATAAACATAGAAGCTGATGCTGATCAAGTTGTACAAACGTCTCGCAAGGCTAAATTATTTCTTAGAATCAGTCAGATGGGTTCATTGAGTGGTTGTTTCAACTGGCATGCCTCTTAA